In a genomic window of Molothrus ater isolate BHLD 08-10-18 breed brown headed cowbird chromosome 17, BPBGC_Mater_1.1, whole genome shotgun sequence:
- the SLC9A8 gene encoding sodium/hydrogen exchanger 8 isoform X1: MAESANATHEVINATLHTLLAATTKLVAPTPPKPILPVQTGVQAQQEEQSSGMTIFFSLLVIAICIILVHLLIEYRLHFLPESVAVVSLGILMGAFIKIIEAQKLANWKEEEMFRPNMFFLLLLPPIIFESGYSLHKGNFFQNIGSIILFSVFGTAISAFIVGGGIYFLGRADVIYKLNMTDSFAFGSLISAVDPVATIAIFNALNVDPVLNMLVFGESILNDAVSIVLTNTAEGLTRENMSDVSGWQTFLQALGYFLKMFFGSAALGTLTGLISALVLKHIDLRKTPSLEFGMMIIFAYLPYGLAEGISLSGIMAILFSGIVMSHYTHHNLSPVTQILMQQTLRTVAFMCETCVFAFLGLSIFSFPHKFEMSFVIWCIVLVLFGRAVNIFPLSYLLNFFRDHKITPKMMFIMWFSGLRGAIPYALSLHLGLEPIEKRQLIGTTTIIIVLFTILLLGGGTMPLIRLVDIEDSRPRKRSKKDVNLSKTEKMGNTIESEHLSELTEEEYEAQYIKRQNLKGFMRLDVEYLNPFFTRRLTQEVTPTALLSLFRKGNPQGSDAGWARGRTFCSDFTAQQIPGSPMRNRSICHGTMTLLMGMGSSHPKTCWAHTLQDRAVRGSAKQQIALYLL; the protein is encoded by the exons ATGGCGGA GTCTGCAAATGCCACCCACGAAGTCATCAATGCCACCCTCCACACTTTGCTGGCCGCTACTACCAAGTTGGTGGCACCTACACCTCCCAAGCCCATCCTTCCAGTTCAGACTGGAGTCCAGGCACAGCAAGAGGAACAGTCTAGTGGCATGACGATTTTTTTTAGTCTTCTTGTTATAG CTATTTGCATCATATTGGTGCATTTACTGATAGAATACCGGCTTCATTTTTTACCAGAGAGCGTGGCTGTTGTTTCCTTAG GTATCCTTATGGGAGCTTTTATAAAAATCATAGAGGCTCAAAAGCTGGCCAACTGGAAG gaagaagaaatgtttcgtccaaatatgttttttctgcttttgcttccaCCTATTATATTTGAATCTGGATATTCACTGCACAAG ggtaatttttttcagaacattGGTTCCATCATTCTGTTCTCAGTATTTGGCACTGCAATATCAGCTTTCATTGTAGGTGGAGGAATCTATTTCCTGGGCCGG GCTGATGTAATTTATAAACTCAACATGACAGACAG TTTTGCATTCGGCTCTTTAATATCTGCAGTTGACCCCGTGGCTACTATTGCCATTTTCAATGCCCTTAATGTGGATCCTGTGCTTAACATGTTGGTTTTTGGAGAAAGTATTCTCAATGATGCAGTCTCAATTGTCCTGACCAA CACAGCAGAAGGTTTGACAAGGGAAAATATGTCAGATGTAAGTGGATGGCAAACCTTTCTACAGGCACTGGGATACTTTCTCAAGATGTTCTTTGGTTCTGCAGCACTTGGCACACTTACTGGTCTTATTTCTGCATTA GTACTAAAGCACATTGATTTAAGGAAGACACCTTCCCTAGAATTTGGGATGATGATTATCTTTGCTTACCTTCCTTATGGACTTGCAGAAGGGATCTCCCTCTCAG GTATCATGGCAATCCTGTTCTCTGGCATCGTGATGTCTCATTACACTCACCACAACCTGTCCCCAGTGACACAGATCCTGATGCAGCAGACACTCAGAACTGTGGCTTTCATGTGTG aaaCGTGTGTTTTTGCATTTCTTGGCCTGTCAATTTTTAGTTTTCCTCACAAGTTTGAAATGTCCTTTGTCATCTGGTGCATA gtGCTGGTTCTCTTTGGTAGAGCAGTGAATATTTTTCCGCTTTCCTACCTACTCAACTTTTTCCGTGATCATAAAATCACTCCCAAAATGATGTTTATCATGTGGTTTAGTG GATTACGTGGTGCCATTCCCTATGCCCTCAGCCTGCACCTGGGCCTGGAGCCCATCGAGAAGCGGCAGCTCATCGGCACCACGACCATCATCATCGTGCTCTTcaccatcctgctgctgggagggggaaCCATGCCCCTCATCAGGCTCGTGGACATCGAGGACTCCAGACCACGCAAGAGGAGCAAGAAGGACGTCAATCTTAGCAAGACAGAGAAGATG GGAAACACCATAGAATCTGAGCATTTGTCAGAGCTCACAGAGGAGGAATATGAAGCTCAGTACATAAAACGTCAGAACCTCAAAGGGTTTATGCGGCTTGATGTGGAGTATTTGAATCCTTTCTTCACCAGAAGACTCACACAAGAA GTgacacccacagctctgctgtcgCTGTTCAGGAAGGGAAACCCACAAGGGTCAGACGCTGGCTGGGCTCGAGGAAGAACCTTTTGCTCAGACTTCACCGCGCAGCAAATTCCAGGCAGCCCGATGAGGAACAGAAGCATCTGCCATGGAACGATGACATTGTTAATGGGGATGGGTTCCTCCCATCCCAAAACCTGCTGGGCTCACACgctgcaggacagggctgtgcgTGGCTCTGCAAAACAACAAATTGCACTTTAccttttataa
- the SLC9A8 gene encoding sodium/hydrogen exchanger 8 isoform X2, whose amino-acid sequence MAESANATHEVINATLHTLLAATTKLVAPTPPKPILPVQTGVQAQQEEQSSGMTIFFSLLVIAICIILVHLLIEYRLHFLPESVAVVSLGILMGAFIKIIEAQKLANWKEEEMFRPNMFFLLLLPPIIFESGYSLHKGNFFQNIGSIILFSVFGTAISAFIVGGGIYFLGRADVIYKLNMTDSFAFGSLISAVDPVATIAIFNALNVDPVLNMLVFGESILNDAVSIVLTNTAEGLTRENMSDVSGWQTFLQALGYFLKMFFGSAALGTLTGLISALVLKHIDLRKTPSLEFGMMIIFAYLPYGLAEGISLSGIMAILFSGIVMSHYTHHNLSPVTQILMQQTLRTVAFMCETCVFAFLGLSIFSFPHKFEMSFVIWCIVLVLFGRAVNIFPLSYLLNFFRDHKITPKMMFIMWFSGLRGAIPYALSLHLGLEPIEKRQLIGTTTIIIVLFTILLLGGGTMPLIRLVDIEDSRPRKRSKKDVNLSKTEKMGNTIESEHLSELTEEEYEAQYIKRQNLKGFMRLDVEYLNPFFTRRLTQEDLHDGRIQMKTLTNKWYEEVRQGPSGSEDDEQELLQQSGAGAR is encoded by the exons ATGGCGGA GTCTGCAAATGCCACCCACGAAGTCATCAATGCCACCCTCCACACTTTGCTGGCCGCTACTACCAAGTTGGTGGCACCTACACCTCCCAAGCCCATCCTTCCAGTTCAGACTGGAGTCCAGGCACAGCAAGAGGAACAGTCTAGTGGCATGACGATTTTTTTTAGTCTTCTTGTTATAG CTATTTGCATCATATTGGTGCATTTACTGATAGAATACCGGCTTCATTTTTTACCAGAGAGCGTGGCTGTTGTTTCCTTAG GTATCCTTATGGGAGCTTTTATAAAAATCATAGAGGCTCAAAAGCTGGCCAACTGGAAG gaagaagaaatgtttcgtccaaatatgttttttctgcttttgcttccaCCTATTATATTTGAATCTGGATATTCACTGCACAAG ggtaatttttttcagaacattGGTTCCATCATTCTGTTCTCAGTATTTGGCACTGCAATATCAGCTTTCATTGTAGGTGGAGGAATCTATTTCCTGGGCCGG GCTGATGTAATTTATAAACTCAACATGACAGACAG TTTTGCATTCGGCTCTTTAATATCTGCAGTTGACCCCGTGGCTACTATTGCCATTTTCAATGCCCTTAATGTGGATCCTGTGCTTAACATGTTGGTTTTTGGAGAAAGTATTCTCAATGATGCAGTCTCAATTGTCCTGACCAA CACAGCAGAAGGTTTGACAAGGGAAAATATGTCAGATGTAAGTGGATGGCAAACCTTTCTACAGGCACTGGGATACTTTCTCAAGATGTTCTTTGGTTCTGCAGCACTTGGCACACTTACTGGTCTTATTTCTGCATTA GTACTAAAGCACATTGATTTAAGGAAGACACCTTCCCTAGAATTTGGGATGATGATTATCTTTGCTTACCTTCCTTATGGACTTGCAGAAGGGATCTCCCTCTCAG GTATCATGGCAATCCTGTTCTCTGGCATCGTGATGTCTCATTACACTCACCACAACCTGTCCCCAGTGACACAGATCCTGATGCAGCAGACACTCAGAACTGTGGCTTTCATGTGTG aaaCGTGTGTTTTTGCATTTCTTGGCCTGTCAATTTTTAGTTTTCCTCACAAGTTTGAAATGTCCTTTGTCATCTGGTGCATA gtGCTGGTTCTCTTTGGTAGAGCAGTGAATATTTTTCCGCTTTCCTACCTACTCAACTTTTTCCGTGATCATAAAATCACTCCCAAAATGATGTTTATCATGTGGTTTAGTG GATTACGTGGTGCCATTCCCTATGCCCTCAGCCTGCACCTGGGCCTGGAGCCCATCGAGAAGCGGCAGCTCATCGGCACCACGACCATCATCATCGTGCTCTTcaccatcctgctgctgggagggggaaCCATGCCCCTCATCAGGCTCGTGGACATCGAGGACTCCAGACCACGCAAGAGGAGCAAGAAGGACGTCAATCTTAGCAAGACAGAGAAGATG GGAAACACCATAGAATCTGAGCATTTGTCAGAGCTCACAGAGGAGGAATATGAAGCTCAGTACATAAAACGTCAGAACCTCAAAGGGTTTATGCGGCTTGATGTGGAGTATTTGAATCCTTTCTTCACCAGAAGACTCACACAAGAA GACCTGCACGACGGGCGCATCCAGATGAAGACCCTGACCAACAAGTGGTACGAGGAGGTGCGCCAGGGCCCCTCGGGCTCCGAGGACGacgagcaggagctgctgcagcagagcggggccggggcgcgcTGA